From the Musa acuminata AAA Group cultivar baxijiao chromosome BXJ3-7, Cavendish_Baxijiao_AAA, whole genome shotgun sequence genome, one window contains:
- the LOC108953445 gene encoding protein DETOXIFICATION 46, chloroplastic-like, with the protein MRPVLQPGAGNDCSAIVLSLIDAMVMGLGRCWDLAAIGPGNVPCDYLCRIFMFLSIAAARLHLGHDRHLRTYGLR; encoded by the exons ATGAGACCGGTTCTCCAACCTGG GGCCGGGAACGATTGTTCTGCGATTGTGTTGAGCCTCATCGATGCGATGGTTATGGGCCTGGGAAGATGCTGGGACCTCGCCGCCATAG GGCCGGGAAATGTTCCTTGCGATTACCTGTGCCGCATCTTCATGTTTCTGTCGATCGCCGCTGCACGACTTCACCTCGGACATGATCGCCACTTG AGAACATATGGACTGAGATAG
- the LOC135642167 gene encoding uncharacterized protein LOC135642167 isoform X3: protein MFSFLSKELRHQLDQLVVENVLAFNEDFWIRLAARTDTCKSDDDKAWFLYLKDYEELAASVMSIVDRLVHKTNERIESATDVLKAILNPVVDDVEEISWPPRNPEALTLMEKELEKREQEGQLDEGFLSEVNAQLRQAKEDGDKPGLEAMLQKVLQIYASKVLRKRSYVYKGGKVLAGEKFLETVIEAPEDHWNRLLIEGLNIGKGEVAPEDFYAVIKKRIERVLIRTEGGSYQQRVLVEYLRGIQSRAEEIVQALGGPHP, encoded by the exons CTTGATCAACTTGTTGTTGAAAATGTTCTCGCGTTTAACGAGGATTTTTGGATCCGCCTTGCTGCTAGAACAGATACTTGCAAATCAGATGATGACAAAGCATGGTTCCTCTACTTG AAGGATTATGAAGAATTAGCTGCATCTGTAATGAGCATAGTCGACCGCCTAGTCCATAAAACAAAT GAAAGGATAGAATCTGCAACTGATGTTCTTAAGGCAATTTTGAATCCTGTAGTGGATGATGTTGAAGAGATATCGTGGCCACCGAGAAATCCTGAGGCTCTTACTTTGATGGAGAAA GAACTAGAGAAGAGAGAACAAGAAGGACAACTGGATGAAGGATTTCTCTCAGAGGTTAATGCCCAATTACGTCAG GCAAAAGAAGATGGAGATAAGCCAGGGCTTGAGGCTATGCTGCAAAAGGTTTTGCAAATATATGCTTCCAAAGTACTTAGAAAACGTAGCTATGTATACAAAG GGGGCAAAGTTTTGGCAGGAGAAAAGTTTCTTGAAACTGTCATAGAAG CTCCAGAGGACCATTGGAATAGGCTATTGATCGAAGGACTTAATATTGGAAAAGGAGAAGTTGCACCTGAAGATTTTTATGCTGTTATAAAGAAACGTATTGAGCGGGTCTTAATACGTACA GAGGGGGGTTCTTACCAACAGCGTGTTCTTGTTGAGTATCTTAGAGGCATACAATCAAGAGCAGAGGAAATTGTCCAAGCACTTGGAGGGCCACATCCATGA
- the LOC135642187 gene encoding subtilisin-like protease SBT3.6 — MAASSYFTLPFRLLLHFLLLGLFSASNVYIVYMGEKAQDEPAAATELHHATLSTVLGSKQAATSSILYSYKHGFSGFAAVLTESEAARVADLAGVAHVVPNRILDLHTTRSWDFLHLKSNPSGGLLEMSRSGDGSIIGVLDTGIWPESESFSDRDMGEIPSRWRGVCQKGEKFHVSDCNRKIIGARWYIKGYEAEFGKLNTSDILEFLSARDAVGHGTHTSSTAAGAFVGNASFMGIARGIARGGALRARLAIYKVCWATGGCSSADILAAFDDAIHDGVDVLSVSLGQSPPLPTYIEDVLAIGSFHAVARGITVVCSAGNSGPFSQTVINTAPWVITVAASTIDRTFVTFISLGNNVTKAGQALYLGEHVDKFYGIVYAEDIASDNADSTDARGCGAGSLNATLARGKVVLCFQTRDQRSPLVASDTVRRAHGVAVIFAQFLTKDITFAFDFPCVQVDLEIGTSILTYLGSTRKPIVKFSTTKTVLGTVIAPEVAYFSSRGPSSLSPFVLKPDIAAPGVNILASWSPASPPRNMPPLNFKIESGTSMSCPHISAIAALLKSIHPNWSPAAIKSAIVTTASTIDEYSLGVVAEGAPHKQANPFDFGGGHVDPNKAIDPGLVYDMRVSAYVHFLCSVGYNNSAVSSLTQHPTICHDIYRSQKDLNLPSITIPELKESFTVTRTVTNVGPVTSTYTAHVEAPRGVSVRVRPSILAFNSTVKKLKFKVTFGSRLKVQSGYLFGSLTWKDGVHHLVRIPLAIRIVIDEFDIYT; from the exons ATGGCTGCTTCTTCATACTTCACGCTTCCTTTCCGTCTGCTACTGCATTTCCTGCTCCTCGGTCTATTTTCTGCAAGCAAT GTCTACATCGTTTACATGGGAGAGAAGGCGCAGGACGAACCAGCGGCAGCTACGGAGCTGCATCATGCAACGCTGTCCACCGTGCTTGGAAG CAAGCAAGCGGCCACTTCCTCGATTCTTTATAGCTACAAGCACGGATTCTCGGGGTTTGCCGCGGTTCTGACAGAATCTGAGGCAGCTCGTGTTGCCG ATTTGGCGGGAGTTGCTCATGTCGTTCCGAATCGGATTCTTGATCTGCACACGACGAGGAGTTGggatttccttcatctgaagtcaAACCCTTCGGGTGGGCTTCTTGAGATGAGTCGGTCCGGTGATGGGTCGATCATTGGGGTACTAGATACTG GAATATGGCCCGAGTCCGAAAGCTTCAGCGATCGTGACATGGGAGAGATTCCATCTCGTTGGAGAGGAGTCTGCCAAAAAGGAGAGAAGTTTCATGTTTCTGACTGCAATAG GAAAATAATTGGAGCACGATGGTACATCAAAGGATATGAAGCTGAATTTGGAAAGTTGAATACAAGTGACATACTGGAGTTTCTATCTGCTCGTGATGCAGTCGGACATGGTACACACACATCATCTACTGCTGCTGGTGCATTTGTAGGTAATGCAAGCTTTATGGGAATTGCTCGAGGAATAGCAAGAGGAGGTGCTCTAAGGGCTAGGTTGGCTATTTACAAGGTGTGCTGGGCTACTGGTGGTTGCAGCTCTGCGGACATCCTTGCCGCTTTTGATGATGCAATACATGATGGGGTAGATGTGCTTTCAGTGTCTTTGGGCCAATCACCCCCACTTCCTACCTACATTGAGGATGTTCTGGCCATTGGTTCTTTTCATGCTGTGGCCAGAGGGATAACTGTTGTCTGCTCTGCAGGAAATTCTGGTCCTTTCTCACAGACTGTGATAAATACGGCTCCTTGGGTTATAACCGTTGCAGCAAGCACGATAGATCGAACTTTTGTGACATTCATATCCCTTGGGAACAACGTAACAAAAGCG GGTCAAGCATTATACCTCGGGGAGCATGTGGATAAGTTCTATGGGATAGTTTATGCTGAAGATATTGCTTCAGATAATGCAGACAGTACTGATGCCCG AGGTTGCGGTGCAGGTTCGCTAAACGCAACTCTAGCAAGAGGAAAGGTTGTTCTATGTTTCCAAACTCGGGACCAAAGATCCCCTCTTGTTGCTTCAGACACTGTACGAAGAGCTCATGGTGTTGCCGTTATCTTTGCACAGTTCCTGACTAAGGATATTACCTTTGCTTTTGATTTCCCCTGCGTCCAAGTTGACCTTGAAATTGGAACATCTATACTCACTTACCTGGGCAGCACAAG GAAACCTATTGTGAAGTTTAGCACCACAAAGACTGTGCTGGGGACAGTGATTGCTCCTGAAGTGGCGTACTTCTCATCTCGAGGTCCTAGTTCACTTTCGCCGTTTGTGTTGAAG CCAGATATCGCCGCACCTGGTGTAAATATCTTAGCATCTTGGTCACCAGCTTCCCCTCCACGCAATATGCCTCCGCTTAACTTCAAGATCGAGTCAGGTACCTCCATGTCCTGTCCTCACATTTCTGCAATTGCTGCTCTTCTCAAATCAATCCATCCTAATTGGAGTCCGGCTGCAATAAAATCTGCAATAGTCACAACAG CCTCTACTATCGACGAGTATTCTCTTGGCGTAGTAGCTGAGGGAGCTCCTCACAAGCAAGCTAACCCATTTGACTTTGGAGGTGGACATGTGGATCCGAACAAGGCCATCGATCCTGGCTTGGTATATGACATGAGAGTGTCTGCTTATGTGCATTTCCTGTGCTCCGTGGGCTACAACAACTCAGCCGTGAGTTCATTGACACAGCATCCCACCATCTGCCATGACATATACCGATCACAGAAGGACCTAAACCTCCCTTCCATAACCATCCCTGAGCTGAAAGAGAGCTTTACAGTCACAAGAACAGTCACAAATGTCGGTCCAGTGACATCTACCTACACTGCTCATGTGGAAGCACCTCGAGGGGTAAGCGTTCGTGTCAGACCCTCAATCTTAGCGTTCAACTCGACCGTGAAGAAGCTAAAGTTCAAGGTGACATTCGGGTCGCGGCTGAAGGTGCAAAGCGGATACTTGTTTGGGAGTTTGACATGGAAAGATGGAGTCCACCATTTGGTTAGAATTCCACTGGCAATTCGCATTGTCATCGATGAGTTCGATATTTACACTTAA
- the LOC135642282 gene encoding uncharacterized protein LOC135642282 produces MSGGSIGGGVGRGEGMAAESPDGACHGDRSGGGDGDLRRNPKPSTYKGKSCKGCLYYSSRLRSDSSNPMCVGISRTLPQVPSYIIGESEMETTKDGHNLSDFKYACVGYSVFLDKRDDPVGKPENQAELPFCAGIELLVDRRASTAGHVPANVHKEDATLRSQPHPHRPAQSSGDEFFSRFRKNAGVVASGVARNLNKVGSYIKENIEDILYPYRRPPK; encoded by the exons ATGTCTGGAGGATCCATCGGTGGTGGCGTCGGGCGAGGCGAGGGAATGGCGGCGGAGTCACCCGACGGGGCCTGCCACGGGGATCGGAGCGGTGGAGGTGACGGCGATCTGCGGCGCAACCCGAAGCCCTCGACCTACAAAGGGAAGTCGTGCAAGGGATGCCTCTACTATTCCTCGCGGCTCAGATCTGACTCCAGTAACCCCATGTGCGTCGGCATCAGCCGGACTCTCCCCCAAG TACCAAGCTACATCATTGGAGAATCTGAAATGGAAACTACAAAAGATGGTCATAACCTGTCAGATTTCAAGTATGCCTGTGTTGGTTATTCAGTTTTTCTTGATAAGAGAGATGACCCTGTTGGAAAGCCAGAGAACCAAGCAGAGTTGCCGTTTTGTGCAGGCATAGAG CTATTGGTGGACAGGAGAGCTTCAACTGCTGGTCATGTTCCTGCAAATGTTCACAAGGAAG ATGCTACGCTTCGTTCTCAACCACATCCACACCGACCAGCTCAATCTTCAGGGGACGAATTCTTCAGCAGG TTTAGAAAGAATGCTGGAGTAGTGGCATCAGGGGTGGCCAGAAACCTGAACAAAGTGGGCAGTTACATCAAAGAAAACATCGAGGACATATTGTATCCTTATCGAAGGCCACCCAAGTAA